A stretch of DNA from Brevibacterium sp. CBA3109:
TTGATCTCGGCTCTCATCGGAAGCCGTTGTCGAACGATGTGCCGTATTTCTCTGGCGCATCGAAACTTCAAGATTAAGGACCGTATATGCCTCCCAAGAAAAAGGTAGCCGGCCTCGTCAAGCTCCAGATTCAGGCAGGTGCCGCTAACCCGGCGCCTCCGATTGGTCCGGCGCTTGCCCAGCACGGCGTCAACATCATGGAATTCTGCAAGGCCTACAACGCCGCAACAGAGTCCCAGCGCGGGAACATCATTCCCGTTGAGATCACCGTGTTCGAAGACCGTTCGTTCACCTTCGTTCTCAAGACCCCACCGGCTGCAGAACTCATCAAGAAGGCTGCAGGCGTGAAGTCAGGTTCGGCTACTCCTCACACCGACAAGGTTGCTCACCTGAGCGCCGATCAGGTTCGCGACATCGCGAATGTGAAGATGCCCGACCTCAACGCCAATGACCTGGATCAGGCTGACCGCATCATCGCTGGCACTGCTCGCTCCATGGGCGTGACCACCGACATCGAGGTCTGAGACCAGACATTTCACTGTGGTAGGGCTCGCGCAGCCCGCACCACGACTGCAAGGAGAGAAGCAGATGGCAAAGCGTTCAAAGGCCTATGAGGCCGCGGCAGAGAAGATTGCCGCAGATGTGACATACGATCCGGCTCAGGCAATCGCCCTGGCCAAAGAGACCACGGTGGCAAAGTACGATGCCACCGTCGAGGTCGCCCTCCGCCTGGGTGTTGACCCACGTAAGGCGGACCAGATGGTGCGCGGCACCGTCAACCTTCCGCATGGTACCGGTAAGACCGCCCGGGTCCTGGTGTTCGCTGCCGGCGACCGTGCAGAAGCTGCCCGTGAAGCAGGTGCTGACTTTGTCGGTTCCGATGACCTGCTGGAGAAGGTGGCCGATGGCTTCACCGACTTCGACTCGGCTGTTGCCACCCCTGACATGATGGGCAAGGTCGGACGTCTGGGTAAGGTGCTGGGTCCTCGTGGCCTGATGCCGAACCCCAAGACCGGCACCGTGACCATGGATGTTGCTAAGGCCGTGACCGAGATCAAGGGCGGAAAGATCGAATTCCGCGTCGACAAGCACTCGAACCTGCACTTCATCATCGGGAAGGTCTCCTTCTCGGACGAAGCACTGCAGGAGAACTTCGATGCAGCCATCGAAGAGATCCTTCGTCTGAAGCCGAGCTCCTCGAAGGGCCGCTACATCTCGAAGGCAACCGTGACGACATCGAACGGTCCTGCCGTTCCGATCGACGGTTCATCGATGCGTGTGATCTGATCCCTTTGCGGGATTGAGCGCAGACAGCAGTTCTGGGCGGGAAGTGAGGCAATCACTTCCCGCCCTTTCTGTTGCCTGATAACCCGCATCCGGTCTTGCCCGGATGGGGTATCGCGGATAGATTGTGAGCACCGAAGACTACTGTGTGACAACCGCCGATGGGGGTGGAGAACTCCGCCATGCATTCGACTCCGCTGCTTCGCGACGACTATCAGCGCATTGTTCGTCGCGCCCATGACAATTTGGCGTCACTGACTGCACCGGACACCACAGGCCCCGGTGTCCGCCCCGCTGTCCTCGAATCCTGGAACCGATCCCTTGGCCGGCTTCGCGATCCGGCCGGAGTGCGTGTGCGCATGGCCTATGAGGCCGATCAGCTCGCTGAGGTGAGACGCCGGCATCCGTTCCACTCCATCATGGGTCTGCTGCGGTCACATCTGATCGAACCTGCCAAGGAGGCAGGGCTGCTGGTGGCGCTCGGCGATGAGCAGGGGCGTCTCCTGTGGGTCGAGGGCGAGCGCGCTGTTCGCATCCGCGCCGAGTCCATGGGCTTCGTCCCGGGCACTGACTGGTCGGAGGACGTGATGGGCACCTCTGCACCCGGTCTCGCGCTGCGCTCGGGCAGTGCCGTGCAGATCAGTCAGGCCGAACACTTCTCCGCCGAAGTGCACTCGTGGAGCTGCAGTGCAGTGCCTGTGACCCATCCGCTGACCGGTCAGGTTCTGGGCATCATCGATGTCACCGGCGGCGATGACGCAGTGTCGTCCATTGTCCTGCCGTTGCTGAATTCGACGGCGCAGGCTGCCGGTGCCGGGCTGTCCAAGCTCTACTCCCCGGACTCCGGTGGGCTGTTTCCTGTCGGCACTGGTCAAGGTGCTTACCTCGAAGTCACGGGAGTGCGTCCCCAGCTCTCCGGCTCGGACGGCACCCGGATCACGCTGTCGAGACGCCACGCTGAGATCATGCTGCTCCTGGCCGACAACCCCGACGGGATCAGCGGTGCAGGGCTCGCCGACAGGCTGTGGGCGTTCGGCGGAAGTGAAGTCACGGTCCGTGCGGAGATCGCGCGTCTGCGCAGAACCATCAACCACCTCGGCGATCTGCGCCTCGAAGCCCGGCCCTACCGTCTGCGGGGAGACATCGACAGTGACGTCGAACGCACGTACCGGGGCCTGGCCCAAGGTGACGTGGAGACTGCGTTCAACTTCTATCAGGGGCATGTGCTCCCCGATTCCGACGCCCCCGGAGTTCGGGAGATCGGTGCGCAGCTGCAGGCGCTGATTCGGGAAAGCCTCCTGCAGGACGGGACCTGGCAGCAGCTGTGGCGATATGCGGGGCTGGCCGAGGCTCGCGATGATTCGGAAGTGCTGATGGCGGTGCTGCGGCTGGCCCCGCCCGAAGCGCCGGAACGCAACGCAGCCGTGGTACGACTTGAGGCCCTCGGATACTGATTCAGATCCTCGGATACTGACTCCGTGGGGCTTAAGCAATCAGCTCGACTTGTGTGATGCAACCCACATGCAACGTTGGCCTGCGTACCGTGAAATGCAATCGGAGACACACATCCGATCGCCGCATACGCATCAAAGGAGTTGCAATGACTGTTTACGCTCAGCCTGGTCGAGACGGATCGCTCGTCACCTTCAAGCCACGGTACGAGAACTTCATCGGCGGAGGGTGGGTCGCTCCCGCCAATGGAAACTATTTCGAGAACCCGACACCCATCACGGGCAAGACGTTCTGCGAGGTGCCCGCCAGTACTGCTGAGGACATCGAACTCGCACTCGACGCCGCACACAAAGCGGCTCCCGCCTGGGGCAAGACCTCTGTCGCCGAGCGAGCGGTGATCTTGAACAAGATCGCTGATCGGATCGAGGAGAACCTCGAGATGATAGCGGTGGCCGAGACCTGGGACAACGGCAAGGCGGTCCGTGAATGCCTCAACGCCGACATTCCCCTGGCCATCGATCACTTCCGCTATTTCGCCGGGGCGATCCGGGCGCAGGAGGGCGGCCTGTCGCAGATCGATGACGACACGGTGGCCTATCATTTCCACGAGCCGCTCGGCGTGGTCGGCCAGATCATTCCCTGGAACTTCCCGATCCTCATGGGCGTGTGGAAGATCGCGCCGGCTCTGGCAGCAGGCAATGCCATCGTCCTCAAGCCTGCCGAACAGACTCCGGCCTCTATCCTCGTCCTCGTCGAACTCATTGCAGACCTACTGCCCGATGGTGTCCTCAACGTCGTCAACGGCTTCGGGCTCGAAGCGGGCAAGCCCCTGGCGTCGAACAAGCGAATTAGGAAGATCGCGTTCACCGGTGAGACGACCACAGGCCGTCTCATCATGCAGTACGCTTCCCAGAACATCATTCCGGTCACCCTCGAGCTCGGCGGCAAGTCCCCGAACATCTTCTTCGACGACGTCAACGCCAAGGATGACGCCTACTGGGACAAGGCTCAAGAGGGCTTCACCATGTTCGCGCTCAATCAGGGAGAAGTCTGCACCTGTCCGTCCCGTGCACTGGTCCAGGAATCGATCGCCGATCCCTTCCTCGACGCGGTGGCAGAACGGACGAAGAAGATCGTGCAGGGCAACCCTCTCGACACCGACACCATGATGGGTGCGCAGGCCTCGAACGACCAATTCGAGAAGATCATGTCCTACCTCGACATCGGAAAGCAGGAAGGCGCTGAGGTGCTCACTGGCGGAGCCCGGGCCGACCTCGGCGGGGACCTGTCCGGAGGCTATTACGTGCAGCCGACTATCTTCAAGGGCAACAATAGGATGCGGATCTTCCAGGAGGAGATCTTCGGCCCCGTCGTGTCGGTGGCCACCTTCAGCGACTACGACGACGCCATCTCCACGGCGAACGACACACTCTACGGACTGGGCGCCGGAGTCTGGTCGCGCAACGGCAACATCGCCTACCGCGCGGGCCGTGACATCCAGGCTGGACGCGTGTGGGTCAACAACTACCACGCCTACCCGGCGCATGCGGCCTTTGGCGGCTACAAGGCCTCCGGCATCGGGCGTGAGAACCACCTGATGATGCTCGACCACTACCAGCAGACGAAGAACCTGCTGGTCAGCTACTCGGAGAACGCTCAGGGCTTCTTCTGAGGCGCAGCTTCTTCCGAGCACACGCGGACGTTGTCAAGACGGCAGCGACGCAGACAGCACAGCCAACATCGTTACAAGGGAGTCAATGATGTCAGACATGAAAGCGGCAGTCGTCGAAGAGTTCGGCAAGGACCTCGTGGTCGGAGACAACGCAATACCCGAGCCGGGTCCGGGCCAGGCACTGGTCAAGGTCATCGCCTCAG
This window harbors:
- the rplK gene encoding 50S ribosomal protein L11, whose product is MPPKKKVAGLVKLQIQAGAANPAPPIGPALAQHGVNIMEFCKAYNAATESQRGNIIPVEITVFEDRSFTFVLKTPPAAELIKKAAGVKSGSATPHTDKVAHLSADQVRDIANVKMPDLNANDLDQADRIIAGTARSMGVTTDIEV
- the rplA gene encoding 50S ribosomal protein L1, whose amino-acid sequence is MAKRSKAYEAAAEKIAADVTYDPAQAIALAKETTVAKYDATVEVALRLGVDPRKADQMVRGTVNLPHGTGKTARVLVFAAGDRAEAAREAGADFVGSDDLLEKVADGFTDFDSAVATPDMMGKVGRLGKVLGPRGLMPNPKTGTVTMDVAKAVTEIKGGKIEFRVDKHSNLHFIIGKVSFSDEALQENFDAAIEEILRLKPSSSKGRYISKATVTTSNGPAVPIDGSSMRVI
- a CDS encoding helix-turn-helix domain-containing protein, yielding MHSTPLLRDDYQRIVRRAHDNLASLTAPDTTGPGVRPAVLESWNRSLGRLRDPAGVRVRMAYEADQLAEVRRRHPFHSIMGLLRSHLIEPAKEAGLLVALGDEQGRLLWVEGERAVRIRAESMGFVPGTDWSEDVMGTSAPGLALRSGSAVQISQAEHFSAEVHSWSCSAVPVTHPLTGQVLGIIDVTGGDDAVSSIVLPLLNSTAQAAGAGLSKLYSPDSGGLFPVGTGQGAYLEVTGVRPQLSGSDGTRITLSRRHAEIMLLLADNPDGISGAGLADRLWAFGGSEVTVRAEIARLRRTINHLGDLRLEARPYRLRGDIDSDVERTYRGLAQGDVETAFNFYQGHVLPDSDAPGVREIGAQLQALIRESLLQDGTWQQLWRYAGLAEARDDSEVLMAVLRLAPPEAPERNAAVVRLEALGY
- a CDS encoding aldehyde dehydrogenase family protein, whose protein sequence is MTVYAQPGRDGSLVTFKPRYENFIGGGWVAPANGNYFENPTPITGKTFCEVPASTAEDIELALDAAHKAAPAWGKTSVAERAVILNKIADRIEENLEMIAVAETWDNGKAVRECLNADIPLAIDHFRYFAGAIRAQEGGLSQIDDDTVAYHFHEPLGVVGQIIPWNFPILMGVWKIAPALAAGNAIVLKPAEQTPASILVLVELIADLLPDGVLNVVNGFGLEAGKPLASNKRIRKIAFTGETTTGRLIMQYASQNIIPVTLELGGKSPNIFFDDVNAKDDAYWDKAQEGFTMFALNQGEVCTCPSRALVQESIADPFLDAVAERTKKIVQGNPLDTDTMMGAQASNDQFEKIMSYLDIGKQEGAEVLTGGARADLGGDLSGGYYVQPTIFKGNNRMRIFQEEIFGPVVSVATFSDYDDAISTANDTLYGLGAGVWSRNGNIAYRAGRDIQAGRVWVNNYHAYPAHAAFGGYKASGIGRENHLMMLDHYQQTKNLLVSYSENAQGFF